One window from the genome of Echinicola vietnamensis DSM 17526 encodes:
- a CDS encoding polysaccharide pyruvyl transferase family protein has translation MEYLYYKTKKGNFGDDLNGWLWPKLFGEEDSSDDLAFLGIGTILYEHNKHIIGARNKRKVVFGTGVRPVYKQFPMDDQWDVRFLRGPLSSNHFNRKFDYISDAAYALQLLPEFQQIAQTSKQYEVSFIPYFKSESYFDWKSICKELGIHYITTHTDLGIEYTLREIAASKFVISEAMHGAILADIFRIPWRRFILTTPYTEGERVAEFKWTDWMNSVEIFQHDPLYIPLYKKGRFHSMIKSLTGGNVAADVMLKSKVKDQILKTLSQQNISYDLSSDQRVNQVFSQIDEEVAVLNQKLHKPVF, from the coding sequence ATGGAGTATTTATACTATAAAACAAAAAAAGGAAACTTCGGCGACGACCTGAACGGTTGGTTATGGCCAAAGCTATTTGGTGAGGAAGATTCTTCAGATGACCTGGCTTTTTTAGGAATAGGCACCATTTTATATGAACATAATAAGCATATCATTGGCGCTCGAAACAAAAGAAAGGTGGTTTTTGGCACCGGAGTCCGACCGGTATATAAGCAGTTTCCTATGGATGATCAATGGGACGTTCGATTTTTGAGGGGGCCACTCTCTTCCAACCACTTTAATAGAAAGTTCGATTATATTTCTGATGCAGCTTATGCCCTCCAATTGCTCCCTGAATTTCAGCAAATAGCCCAGACGAGTAAACAGTACGAGGTCAGTTTCATCCCTTACTTTAAGTCTGAAAGCTATTTTGATTGGAAGAGCATTTGTAAAGAACTGGGTATACACTACATCACCACCCATACTGATTTAGGGATCGAATATACCTTGAGAGAAATAGCGGCCTCTAAATTTGTGATCTCTGAGGCCATGCACGGAGCCATTTTAGCTGATATTTTCAGGATCCCCTGGAGACGTTTTATTTTGACGACACCTTATACAGAAGGGGAGCGGGTAGCTGAATTTAAATGGACGGACTGGATGAATTCCGTAGAGATCTTTCAGCATGACCCACTGTATATCCCACTGTACAAAAAGGGAAGATTTCATTCCATGATTAAAAGCCTTACGGGAGGGAATGTGGCGGCCGATGTGATGTTAAAAAGCAAGGTGAAAGATCAAATTCTCAAGACACTTTCCCAGCAGAATATTAGCTATGACTTGTCTTCCGACCAAAGGGTAAATCAGGTATTTTCCCAGATAGATGAGGAAGTCGCGGTCCTGAATCAGAAACTTCACAAGCCGGTTTTTTGA
- a CDS encoding glycosyltransferase — protein MKVMGSKELILITKRFPFFKTEAFLESEIKLVAKCYDKVTVYPYEIGSYCRKVPENVVVNCSFSEAYQRKVSRAIQALFSSDFIKAVWAHRKKLKSWKDVAMLLKFISNGRAYAHFFEGKAELLQKTNVVYTYWFNEATYGFLQLRESGKMAASVISRAHRFDIYEDAPNVRSFWPYRKYCLDQLQALYSISEDGKSFLETKYGNNSAIEVSKLGVFDKQQVARKSGDGRSVIVSVSRVAPMKRVDFIKKAVIQYALEHPRQHVKWVHFGDGNGWDKLRDKAGVPSNLTIILKGYVKNEAIYTYYAEQPVDLFTNLSSTEGIPVSIMEAISFGIPIVATKVGGTGEIVGAETGKLLPPNPTLTEVVEGFTEVLEKNIPADQVREFYHENFNAEKNYAAFAQSLSALSTPTKQFQLT, from the coding sequence ATGAAAGTTATGGGCTCAAAGGAATTAATATTAATCACTAAAAGGTTTCCTTTTTTCAAGACGGAAGCTTTTCTGGAAAGTGAGATTAAGCTGGTGGCGAAATGCTATGATAAAGTAACGGTCTATCCGTATGAAATAGGAAGTTACTGCAGAAAAGTACCTGAAAATGTAGTTGTCAATTGTTCATTTTCGGAAGCTTACCAAAGAAAAGTCTCCCGAGCCATCCAGGCCTTGTTTTCCAGCGATTTTATAAAGGCCGTATGGGCGCACCGGAAAAAGCTAAAGTCATGGAAGGATGTGGCCATGCTGCTAAAATTTATCTCCAATGGAAGGGCTTATGCACATTTCTTTGAGGGCAAAGCTGAATTGCTCCAGAAGACAAATGTCGTTTACACCTATTGGTTCAACGAGGCCACATATGGCTTTTTACAGCTAAGGGAATCCGGAAAGATGGCCGCATCGGTCATCAGCAGGGCGCACCGCTTTGACATTTATGAAGATGCACCGAACGTCCGTTCTTTTTGGCCCTATAGGAAATATTGCTTGGATCAGTTACAAGCCCTTTATTCCATTTCTGAGGATGGAAAAAGCTTCCTCGAAACCAAATACGGAAATAATTCCGCTATAGAAGTATCGAAATTAGGTGTTTTTGATAAGCAACAGGTGGCCCGAAAATCAGGAGATGGGAGGTCGGTGATCGTTTCAGTATCCAGGGTTGCTCCGATGAAGCGGGTGGATTTTATCAAAAAGGCTGTCATCCAATATGCCTTAGAACATCCTCGGCAGCACGTTAAATGGGTGCATTTTGGTGATGGCAATGGCTGGGACAAACTTAGGGACAAAGCAGGTGTCCCAAGCAATTTGACCATTATCCTAAAAGGATATGTCAAAAATGAAGCGATTTATACCTACTACGCCGAGCAGCCTGTCGATCTGTTCACCAATCTCAGCTCCACAGAGGGGATACCCGTATCGATAATGGAAGCGATTTCGTTTGGGATCCCCATTGTCGCCACCAAAGTAGGGGGAACAGGGGAAATCGTCGGTGCAGAAACCGGAAAATTATTACCTCCCAATCCCACCTTGACTGAAGTAGTGGAAGGTTTTACAGAAGTATTGGAGAAAAATATTCCAGCTGATCAGGTGAGGGAGTTTTACCATGAAAATTTTAATGCAGAGAAAAATTATGCTGCATTTGCCCAATCCCTTTCTGCATTAAGTACTCCTACCAAACAATTTCAGCTAACGTAA
- a CDS encoding glycosyltransferase family 4 protein, with protein sequence MKVVYVTYPWFLDFSIEYIKELAKRVDLHVFVITSEGKLSSTIFNLTSIPHHNSKAIYPFSAIKDELKDAAFFDPYIMDCKSFDFVFFPKRRVGMDGIKKNKQLAKMINAIAPDVIHFDDISIELFALPLFVKCRKWVIDVHDPKPHSGEQDWRRKLIRSLMYPRADFFLTFSEHSKKTFRAIYGNKKSVHNLSLVPYTFYANYESSTSAIPLPDNYLLFIGRVSQYKGVDDLLKSFQALSKRHPDLKLVIAGKWKANFAVPDELVKSERITIINRFLENEEVAALVRHSRAVICPYKDATQSGVVMTSFGLEKKVIVSNVGGLPEAVSEECGLVYDRQDEEGLTKALDTFLGKDINEEVFQPKNENSAAYNTAQLVKLYQAI encoded by the coding sequence ATGAAGGTAGTATATGTGACATATCCTTGGTTCTTGGATTTTTCTATTGAGTATATAAAGGAATTGGCCAAACGTGTGGACCTTCATGTGTTTGTGATCACCTCTGAAGGGAAATTATCATCGACCATCTTTAACCTCACTTCAATACCTCATCATAACTCCAAAGCGATTTATCCCTTTTCGGCCATCAAGGACGAGTTAAAAGATGCGGCATTTTTTGACCCTTATATTATGGATTGCAAGTCTTTTGATTTTGTTTTCTTTCCGAAAAGGCGCGTAGGTATGGATGGAATAAAAAAGAACAAGCAGCTGGCTAAAATGATTAACGCCATCGCTCCTGATGTGATTCATTTCGATGATATTTCCATAGAGTTATTTGCATTGCCACTTTTTGTGAAGTGCCGCAAATGGGTGATAGATGTGCACGATCCCAAACCACATTCAGGAGAGCAGGATTGGAGAAGAAAATTGATCAGAAGCCTGATGTACCCAAGAGCGGATTTTTTTCTCACGTTTTCTGAGCATTCAAAAAAGACTTTCCGGGCCATTTACGGTAACAAAAAATCGGTTCATAATCTTTCATTGGTTCCATACACCTTTTATGCCAATTACGAAAGCAGTACCTCAGCAATACCGCTTCCTGACAATTATCTTTTATTTATCGGAAGGGTGTCCCAATACAAAGGCGTAGATGATCTATTGAAGAGCTTCCAGGCGCTTTCCAAACGGCATCCAGATCTAAAATTGGTCATCGCGGGAAAATGGAAGGCCAATTTCGCTGTCCCGGATGAATTGGTGAAGAGTGAGCGGATTACCATCATCAATCGCTTTTTGGAGAACGAGGAAGTGGCTGCTTTGGTAAGGCACAGCAGGGCCGTGATCTGCCCGTACAAAGATGCGACCCAAAGTGGTGTGGTGATGACATCCTTTGGACTGGAAAAAAAAGTAATCGTTTCCAACGTCGGCGGGCTACCCGAAGCAGTTTCCGAAGAATGTGGTTTGGTATACGATCGTCAAGACGAAGAGGGATTGACCAAGGCCTTAGATACGTTCCTTGGCAAAGACATAAATGAAGAGGTTTTCCAGCCTAAAAATGAAAACTCGGCGGCATACAATACGGCACAACTTGTAAAACTATACCAGGCAATTTGA
- a CDS encoding polysaccharide pyruvyl transferase family protein, with protein MEKTVTTYFQGNTQFENTGDVLINKSLIELFRTHGNVVINDEKLPGFYKEALNLASHEKSSSNKGSFYKQLFQKAWASLFKKGQKVIMVAGPPGHIFGNSNKKIRKNMEYTAFLIALQLLRVKIVRMGFSMGPIGKKQAVSERIRAWFTHHYWVRDSISLSLAHEIGIPKARFFPDLAWTYHANGVDLSQAQKEEIIFSFRDAIYKDDDGQRYKNALVERLMFIIDHLKDRYKLKITYQVLGDYAFCKELHETLRAKGYEVDFEEAQITLETAGRAYQNGVAIITNRLHGALLAAKYDVLPLVLSDIDKHLKIKGIYHDAGLHDLLLEASDTNEAILEKVLTLLENRTQIMEQLAQIEQRYHALTMDSMAKVLNG; from the coding sequence ATGGAAAAAACAGTCACCACTTACTTTCAGGGCAATACCCAGTTTGAAAATACGGGAGATGTGCTCATCAACAAATCACTCATCGAGTTGTTCCGAACCCATGGAAACGTAGTGATCAATGATGAAAAGTTACCCGGTTTTTATAAGGAAGCGCTGAATTTGGCCAGCCATGAGAAAAGCTCTAGCAATAAAGGAAGTTTTTATAAACAGCTTTTCCAAAAAGCTTGGGCCAGCCTATTTAAAAAAGGCCAAAAAGTGATCATGGTGGCCGGCCCTCCCGGTCATATTTTCGGTAATTCCAACAAGAAAATCAGAAAAAACATGGAATACACCGCCTTTTTGATCGCTTTACAGCTCCTAAGGGTAAAAATTGTCAGAATGGGTTTTTCCATGGGGCCGATTGGTAAAAAACAAGCAGTAAGTGAACGGATCCGAGCTTGGTTTACCCATCACTACTGGGTTAGGGACTCGATCTCGCTGAGTTTGGCCCATGAAATCGGCATTCCCAAAGCACGCTTTTTTCCGGATTTGGCCTGGACGTATCATGCCAATGGGGTAGACCTATCCCAAGCCCAGAAGGAAGAAATCATTTTTAGTTTCCGCGATGCCATTTACAAGGATGACGACGGGCAGCGCTACAAAAATGCCTTGGTCGAAAGACTGATGTTTATCATTGATCACTTGAAAGATCGCTATAAGCTGAAGATTACCTATCAGGTATTGGGGGATTATGCCTTTTGCAAGGAGCTTCATGAAACGCTCAGGGCCAAAGGGTATGAAGTGGATTTTGAGGAAGCACAAATTACCTTAGAAACGGCTGGAAGAGCCTATCAAAATGGCGTGGCCATCATCACCAACAGGCTGCACGGGGCTTTGCTGGCAGCGAAATATGATGTGCTGCCATTGGTGCTTTCCGATATTGATAAGCACCTCAAGATCAAAGGGATTTACCATGATGCAGGATTGCATGATTTGCTGCTGGAAGCCAGTGATACCAATGAGGCAATACTGGAGAAAGTGCTCACGCTATTAGAAAACCGGACTCAGATCATGGAGCAGCTAGCGCAGATCGAACAGCGCTACCATGCGCTAACCATGGACAGCATGGCCAAAGTCCTCAACGGCTGA
- a CDS encoding O-antigen ligase family protein → MNKVVLLLALIYSLGKWGYLNWQGKRSNHMLISFFVLMLAFDFGTSFHTFLTKTNYEGTMVDRLGVFGNSLWISLSTFVIPIGFFLGYQRFAVLRFKEYKWEIVVLVMSMIALFNPMNPYPKSVLIFLCYAGQIFLSVNYIKGNFTQGEALKGVFDGLMVITVLQTVLVIMYPVLGIEAALTFFKGEDMIDYALKREGYTSAVGIFGHPGTLALFSLITAIFFLSSYLNGFKKSLSLYCFLANVFIILLTFSRTTYVTSAIIIGIVLVSFYSKKSFFSVKNLVLAAFGFAALIGVLFLTPLSELFLASDFENQIEVRFSSWFMGYDIWSRAKLLGVGINAHVYYMGHFIRVTQDLAVVEFITTNPIHNIHLIVLAETGIIGMMLWLVFFGSKVSSHTKTLKTSNIAVNIFSLATVGIMISIFVYGFFGWAPLKREMITLTFLIGQVHVFKAFHSRSSHHYQVKPLRFTQQLVN, encoded by the coding sequence ATGAATAAAGTTGTTTTACTCTTGGCCCTTATCTATTCCTTGGGGAAATGGGGGTATTTAAATTGGCAAGGCAAGCGGTCCAACCACATGCTGATCAGCTTTTTTGTGTTGATGCTGGCATTTGATTTTGGTACTTCCTTTCATACGTTTTTGACCAAGACCAATTATGAAGGAACCATGGTCGATCGATTGGGGGTATTTGGGAATTCGCTATGGATTTCCCTTTCCACTTTTGTGATTCCGATTGGTTTTTTCTTGGGATACCAGCGCTTTGCAGTGCTTCGATTCAAGGAATACAAGTGGGAGATAGTGGTGCTGGTAATGAGCATGATAGCGCTCTTTAATCCCATGAATCCCTATCCTAAATCCGTTTTGATATTTCTTTGCTATGCCGGACAAATTTTCCTTTCGGTAAATTATATCAAGGGCAATTTCACCCAAGGAGAGGCGCTAAAAGGTGTTTTTGACGGGTTGATGGTGATAACAGTCCTGCAGACAGTGCTGGTCATTATGTATCCCGTTTTGGGCATAGAAGCCGCATTGACCTTTTTCAAAGGGGAAGACATGATTGATTATGCGTTGAAGCGGGAAGGGTATACTTCTGCGGTGGGGATATTTGGCCATCCAGGTACGTTGGCCTTGTTCTCCTTGATTACCGCAATATTCTTCTTGTCCTCTTACCTCAATGGATTTAAAAAGTCGCTTTCCCTGTACTGTTTTTTGGCAAATGTATTCATTATACTTCTCACCTTTTCCAGGACTACTTACGTGACCAGTGCCATCATTATTGGTATAGTACTCGTATCATTCTATTCCAAAAAGAGCTTTTTCTCTGTCAAAAACCTGGTATTGGCAGCCTTTGGTTTTGCGGCCTTAATAGGGGTGCTTTTTTTAACGCCGCTTAGTGAACTTTTTCTGGCGAGTGATTTCGAAAACCAGATCGAGGTACGCTTCTCATCTTGGTTTATGGGGTACGATATTTGGAGCAGGGCGAAGTTACTTGGCGTTGGCATCAATGCGCATGTCTATTATATGGGGCATTTCATCAGGGTCACTCAGGATTTGGCGGTGGTGGAATTTATTACGACCAATCCCATTCATAATATCCATTTGATCGTACTGGCGGAGACCGGAATCATAGGGATGATGCTTTGGCTGGTGTTTTTTGGAAGCAAAGTCTCCAGTCATACCAAAACCCTAAAGACAAGCAATATTGCAGTCAATATCTTCAGCTTGGCCACCGTCGGGATTATGATATCCATCTTTGTGTATGGCTTTTTTGGCTGGGCTCCTTTAAAGAGGGAAATGATCACGTTGACATTTTTGATTGGCCAAGTCCATGTTTTTAAGGCTTTTCATTCCCGGTCTTCACATCATTACCAAGTTAAACCATTGCGTTTTACACAGCAACTTGTCAATTAA
- a CDS encoding glycosyltransferase translates to MKLLYLSGAPRVSTQLKADAGGARAHILGVINGFKSMNWEVAEFIVGNRIMKSGHKTDFQKSLSKSFFKRLAADLIRITYGMYNNRLSFKKHTEVDCVYERLGAFQLMGHKFRKHGVPWILETNSVLYEEAKNDRKSIILSGICKKMEAKAYQSCDYLICVTDELKAMVLDHFDIDPAKILVVPNGVDTDRFDPERVTPIREHDEFTIGFVGSVIAWCGVDVLIRAVDILKDEIPLKVTVVGDGLKKQDWETDCANAGLSDTIKFVGRKAWDQIPGYIGGFDVCYSGQVATKSGKMYHSPLKIYEYLSMGKPVLAAKFQDASNMIHDGVNGFCFKSGDVDDLVEKIRTAYGLFKEGKFRPEEIRRPVVTSHSWKSRIEYILKETKTLN, encoded by the coding sequence ATGAAATTACTTTACTTGTCAGGAGCTCCGCGGGTATCCACACAGTTGAAAGCCGATGCAGGTGGAGCCAGGGCCCATATTCTTGGCGTGATCAATGGTTTTAAATCGATGAACTGGGAAGTGGCCGAGTTTATAGTGGGAAACCGCATCATGAAAAGTGGCCATAAGACTGATTTTCAGAAGAGCCTTTCCAAAAGTTTTTTTAAGCGCCTGGCCGCAGATCTGATCAGGATCACTTATGGAATGTATAACAATCGACTTTCTTTCAAGAAGCATACAGAGGTGGATTGTGTCTACGAAAGGTTAGGCGCTTTCCAGTTGATGGGACATAAATTCAGGAAGCATGGGGTGCCATGGATATTGGAAACCAACAGTGTGCTGTATGAAGAAGCCAAAAATGACCGGAAGAGCATCATCCTATCGGGCATTTGCAAAAAAATGGAAGCAAAGGCCTACCAATCCTGCGATTACCTGATCTGTGTTACCGATGAACTTAAGGCGATGGTGCTGGATCATTTTGATATTGATCCGGCGAAGATCCTGGTGGTGCCCAATGGGGTGGATACGGACCGTTTTGATCCTGAAAGGGTGACCCCCATTCGCGAACATGATGAATTTACCATAGGTTTTGTGGGGTCGGTGATCGCGTGGTGCGGGGTGGATGTCTTGATCAGGGCTGTTGATATCCTGAAAGATGAAATTCCTCTAAAAGTGACCGTAGTAGGAGATGGCCTCAAAAAGCAAGACTGGGAAACTGATTGCGCTAATGCTGGCTTGTCGGACACCATCAAGTTTGTGGGAAGAAAGGCGTGGGATCAAATCCCGGGGTATATCGGTGGATTTGATGTGTGCTATTCGGGGCAAGTGGCCACGAAGTCAGGTAAAATGTACCATTCTCCCTTAAAGATTTATGAATACCTCTCCATGGGCAAGCCCGTATTGGCGGCCAAATTCCAAGATGCTTCCAATATGATCCATGATGGTGTAAACGGCTTTTGCTTCAAATCAGGAGATGTAGATGATCTGGTCGAGAAAATACGAACCGCCTACGGACTGTTCAAGGAAGGGAAGTTTAGGCCGGAAGAAATCAGAAGACCTGTCGTGACCTCCCATAGCTGGAAGTCTAGAATCGAATATATTTTAAAGGAAACGAAAACACTCAACTGA